One Anolis carolinensis isolate JA03-04 chromosome 4, rAnoCar3.1.pri, whole genome shotgun sequence DNA window includes the following coding sequences:
- the LOC100553709 gene encoding glutathione S-transferase 2, whose protein sequence is MGVTLGYWDIRGLAHAIRLLLEYTETPFEDKQYSPGGEAPDFDISQWTSVKEKLGLDFPNLPYLIDGETKITQSNAILRYLARKHKMCGETEEEIIRMDILENQLMDFRMQLARICYSPDFEKLKPEFLEQQPGKLKQFSQFLGDRKWFAGNKITYVDFLAYDVLDVQRMFEPKCLDQFKNLKDFLDRFEALEKISAYMKSGRFLRTPIYWRIAKWSNKKE, encoded by the exons CTTGCCCATGCAATCAGGCTCCTTCTAGAATACACGGAAACACCATTTGAAGACAAACAGTATAGTCCTGGTGGTGAAG CTCCTGATTTTGATATAAGTCAATGGACTAGCGTGAAGGAGAAACTGGGCTTGGACTTCCCAAAT CTTCCATATCTCATTGATGGTGAGACAAAGATCACTCAGAGCAATGCCATCCTGCGGTACCTTGCACGCAAGCACAAGATGT GTGGTGAGACTGAAGAAGAAATAATTCGTATGGATATACTTGAGAACCAACTCATGGATTTCCGAATGCAACTTGCAAGAATATGCTACAGCCCAgatttt GAAAAATTGAAGCCTGAATTTCTTGAACAGCAACCTGGGAAGCTGAAGCAGTTTTCCCAGTTTCTGGGGGACAGAAAATGGTTTGCAGGAAACAAG ATCACCTATGTAGATTTCCTCGCATATGATGTTTTGGATGTGCAGcggatgtttgagccaaaatgtTTGGATCAGTTCAAAAATCTAAAGGATTTCCTAGACCGCTTTGAG GCACTGGAGAAGATTTCTGCCTACATGAAATCTGGCCGTTTTCTCAGAACTCCCATCTACTGGAGAATCGCCAAGTGGAGCAATAAAAAGGAGTAA